The DNA region AAATGATGGCGGGCTTAAGATTTAGCAGCCTCATCACCTCTTCCTCGATCTCAAAACCGTCCTTTCCGAAAGCTGCCTGAGTTCCAACCGCACCGCTCATCTGTCCAACAAGCAGTCTGTCCTTCATCTGCTGAAGCCTGACATAGTGCCTTGCAATCTCAGCAGCCCATATTGCGAACCTGAATCCGTATGTGGTAGGTAAAGCAGCCTGTCCGTGAGTTCTACCAAGACAGACAACTTCTCTGTACCGTTTTGCCCTCTCTGTCAGCAGTCCGGCAAGTTTCCTGATCTTGCCCTCAATAATTTTAACGCTGTCTCTCAACTGCAGAGCTGTCGCAGTGTCGATAATATCATTGGACGTTGCACCAAAATGAACCCACCTGCAGTTTGTTACCTCGGTTATCGCCCTAACCAAAGCCATTATGTCGTGTTTTATTTCAGCCTCAATTTCCCTGACTCTTTCAGGTGTAACTCTAAAGGCCAGTTTTTTAGCTTTTATCGCTTCCTCTTCGCTCAGATAACCTTTCTTTGCCAGAGCCTTGAGAAGAGCCATTTCAACCCTGATCATCCTTTTAATTTTGCTGTCCTCACTCCATATCCTCTTCATCTCTGGAGTGCCATAGCGGTAGTCGATTGGATGGACTATCATAGCCGTTAGTTGGTGGGCTGGGATAAAAGCTTTACAATAAGAACCTTTATTTTTAGTAAATACTACGTTATATTATGCGACGGTTGTGGATCTTGCTGGTGGTGTTAACCGGAGGATTGCTGCCGTTGTGTGCACAACTGACACTTCAGAAGCCAACTGTTAGCATTGATAACATAAAGGTGGAGAGTGTGAGTGTAACACCGGGAAAAGGTGTAACTCTGGATTTAAGTGTTCGGATAATCGTGAGCAATCCTAACCCATTTGGTGCGCATTTAACGAAAATCGCCTATGATATATACCTGCTTAATGGTAAAGAATCGTATCTTGGACATGGCGAAAAAGAAGATGTAACCATCAGGAAACAGGGAAATACGACTATTGAAATTCCCACGACCATGAATCTGGACA from Archaeoglobus neptunius includes:
- a CDS encoding LEA type 2 family protein — its product is MRRLWILLVVLTGGLLPLCAQLTLQKPTVSIDNIKVESVSVTPGKGVTLDLSVRIIVSNPNPFGAHLTKIAYDIYLLNGKESYLGHGEKEDVTIRKQGNTTIEIPTTMNLDTKTFGRILDSLEKQGSIKLKVSGSAYLDLKITTFEVPFEKTEVITPSAFTSILSTPVLTS